A stretch of the Rhizomicrobium sp. genome encodes the following:
- a CDS encoding helix-turn-helix domain-containing protein, with translation MKTAQEHPEASAKPAKRADAQRNIAALLQAASAVFARSGVDAPVRDIAEKAGVGVGTVYRHFPQRSDLIVAVFRQEVDACADAAAALATKYPPTEALSRWMLRFTEFVAAKRGLAKALHSGDPAYETLPAYYDGRLRPAMEMLLSRAVAAGEIRAGVAPGDLLSAAVSLCRPAYDVAPDHTRRMLALLIDGLRYGAAGKR, from the coding sequence GTGAAGACGGCGCAGGAGCATCCGGAAGCGAGCGCGAAACCTGCCAAACGCGCCGATGCGCAGCGCAATATCGCGGCGTTGCTGCAGGCGGCGTCGGCGGTGTTCGCAAGATCGGGCGTGGATGCGCCGGTGCGCGATATCGCGGAGAAGGCGGGCGTCGGCGTGGGCACGGTGTATCGCCATTTCCCGCAGCGCTCGGACCTGATCGTCGCGGTGTTCCGGCAGGAGGTGGACGCCTGCGCAGATGCCGCCGCAGCGTTGGCGACGAAATATCCGCCGACGGAGGCGCTGTCGCGCTGGATGCTCCGGTTCACCGAATTCGTGGCGGCCAAGCGCGGGCTTGCGAAGGCGCTGCATTCGGGCGATCCGGCCTATGAGACCTTGCCGGCCTATTATGACGGCAGGCTCCGGCCCGCGATGGAGATGCTGTTGAGTCGCGCCGTCGCCGCGGGCGAGATACGCGCAGGCGTCGCGCCCGGCGATCTCCTGAGCGCCGCGGTCAGCTTGTGCCGTCCCGCCTACGACGTCGCGCCGGATCACACGCGGCGCATGCTCGCGCTGCTGATCGATGGCCTGCGCTATGGGGCGGCGGGCAAGAGATGA
- a CDS encoding TfoX/Sxy family protein yields the protein MNDPHRFDDLFSEFGPIRLRRFFGGEGIYAGDTMLGMVFDNDTIYFKTDAETRKAFDAETSKPFTFTKGKELVVTTWLSLPERLYDDPDELARWARAALKVAQAAPTARKKARKAVSPARPQRKR from the coding sequence ATGAACGATCCGCATCGTTTCGACGATCTCTTCTCGGAATTCGGTCCGATCCGCCTGCGCCGGTTTTTCGGCGGCGAGGGCATCTATGCCGGCGACACCATGCTTGGCATGGTCTTCGACAACGACACGATCTACTTCAAGACCGACGCCGAAACGCGCAAGGCATTCGACGCCGAGACGTCGAAGCCCTTCACTTTCACCAAGGGCAAGGAGCTGGTCGTCACGACCTGGCTCAGTCTTCCTGAGCGTCTCTATGACGACCCCGATGAGCTTGCCCGATGGGCGCGCGCGGCCTTGAAGGTCGCGCAGGCCGCCCCCACGGCAAGGAAAAAGGCGCGCAAGGCGGTGAGCCCTGCGCGCCCGCAAAGGAAACGCTAG
- a CDS encoding SDR family oxidoreductase: MTDNRIALVTGANQGIGLQIAKDLAAEGLTVLVGSRNLESGQKAAREIGANAHAIQLDVTNAASIAAAAERIRKEFGRLDVLVNNAGISKIGQPKGAVEDIVKSGRISSASLDDIRTIYETNVFGVIAVTQAMLPLLRTSTAARVVNVSSGVGSLTRTLGPGGEHLRALYGMYSASKTALNAVTVGLALDLGPEGIKVNAACPGYTKTALNNFQGTRTVEEGAREPVRLALLDDNGPTGSYSNDEGPLPW; encoded by the coding sequence ATGACCGACAACCGCATCGCCCTCGTTACCGGGGCCAACCAGGGCATCGGGCTTCAGATCGCCAAGGATCTCGCCGCCGAAGGACTGACAGTGCTGGTCGGCTCCCGCAATCTCGAAAGCGGCCAGAAGGCCGCGCGCGAAATCGGCGCGAATGCCCACGCCATCCAGCTCGACGTGACGAATGCGGCCTCCATCGCCGCTGCCGCAGAGCGCATCCGCAAGGAATTCGGCCGACTCGACGTGCTGGTGAACAATGCCGGCATCTCGAAAATCGGCCAGCCGAAGGGTGCGGTGGAGGACATCGTCAAAAGCGGCCGCATCAGCAGCGCATCGCTGGATGACATCCGCACGATCTATGAAACGAATGTCTTCGGCGTCATCGCCGTGACGCAGGCCATGCTGCCCTTGCTGCGGACGTCGACCGCGGCGCGAGTCGTAAACGTGTCGAGCGGCGTCGGTTCGCTCACCCGAACGCTCGGCCCGGGCGGCGAGCACCTGCGCGCGCTCTACGGCATGTATTCGGCTTCGAAGACCGCACTCAACGCGGTGACAGTGGGGCTTGCCCTCGATCTCGGGCCCGAGGGCATCAAGGTCAACGCCGCCTGCCCCGGCTACACCAAGACGGCGCTCAACAACTTCCAGGGCACGCGCACGGTGGAAGAGGGCGCGCGCGAACCGGTGCGCCTCGCGCTGCTTGACGACAACGGCCCGACCGGCAGCTATTCCAACGACGAAGGTCCGCTTCCGTGGTGA